Part of the Halomarina litorea genome is shown below.
GCTGGACAGTTTCGTCTGGTACGCGCTGGCCGAGCGCCTCGCGGCGAAGGGCTACTGGGCAGCGTGGATGCTCGACCACGTCATCGCCCGCTGTCCCCACCCGACCCAACGCGTCGACGGCGAGGTCGTCGGCCGCTGCGGGAGTCGGCTGAAGTTCCGCCCTGGCGTCGGGAAGCTCGAGGGCGTCTGCGCGAAATGCCCCCACGAACACGGCGCCGTCGACGAAGCACTCGTCGAGTACATCGGCGACATCTATCGAGCGTCGTTCGACGAGGAGATGGAGGCGCGATTGCTGTGAGCGCGAGCGAGCGAGTCACCGTGCCGACACCGACAGGCACTCGTCGCGATGCCGTCGTCGTCGGGCGGGAGTTCGCCGCGGACATCCGCGTCGCCGAGGAGATCGTCACCGTCGAGATCGACGGGCATCGCTACCGCGTCCCCGTCTCGGACGTTTGCGACCACTAGTGCCGCTCTCAGAGTGGCAGCATCCATGAATGGACCGCACCGACGACACTACCGACGGGACCGACAAGGCCCACGCGCCTCTCACTCGACAGACTCGGGAGCGAATCGTGTGGGCGTTGCTGTTCATGCTTGTGTTCATGGTCGGCCTCGAACCATTTCTCCCCAAATACGCTCCAGATCCCGCGCTGGCGGGAGTCATCGTCGGGGGCATGGTCACACTGATCATCATGCGTCGCGCTCCGGGGGTGTGACATGGTCGTGAGTTCGGTCGGCGTCTTCGCCCAAGACGTGTGGTCCTATCCAGACATCTCGGACCTCCTGTTCTCGCTCGGGTATGTCGTCGGGTGGTTCGCGTTCGTCGCGATGGCCCATCTGCATTTTCGCTCCACACGTCGCTTCGGGCAGGGGGTCTATCTCTTCTTCGCGAGTGTCGGTATCGCCCTATTCCTGTTCGGCTTCGGCGGCCAGCACTTCTCGGTACTCTACCCTGGTGCAGTCTGGCTGTTCGGCCTCTGGTTTGTCTCCGTGGTGCTGACGATACTCGTCTGCTATTTCGAGCTCGGTGACGTCCCCGGCCCGTTCCGAATCGAGGACCCCCGAGACAAACTGTGACTCGCCAGTCGGCGGTCTAGGGCGGGCGACTCCTCTGTGCACTGTCGCTGTCGTACCGCGACCCAAGCACACGACGGGCGCGCTCCATTTCCTCGTGGCCACTTGCATCGACTCTACCAGAGTCCGCGACGTGCCGAGTCGCTCGCTCGCCGATACCGACCTGACGATACCTGCCATGACCAACGACTCCCACGACTGCCCGGGCTGTGACCGCTCGTTCGGATCGCGGTACGGGCTCATCGGCCACTGGGGCCACTACCCCTCCCACCGCGATTCGGGCACCAAACAACAGGCCCGTTCACGTGTCGAGCGATACCTCGGCGGCCTCGACGCCGAGAAGAAACGCGACGCCCTCGCAATTACGATTGGCATCACGGCGGCGTCGATGCTCATCCACGTTCCGGGCGTCTACTTCCGCGTCCTCGAGACGCTCCAGATCAACGCCCAGCCGGCGACCATCGTCCCGGCGGCAGCGATCATCCGCGTCATCCAGAAGCACGTCCAGTCGACGCCGCTGACGAGTAAGCAAGCCGACGAGATCCTGTTCGCGGCGGCGGTGACGTGGCTCGCAGTCGAGGGGGGCCACCAGCTCGCCGCGATGGTCACGTGATGCTACTCCACGCCGCGACGTCGCTCCAGACGCTCGTCGGTACCCTCGTCCTGTTCGCCGTCACGATCTGGGCGGCATACGCCCTCTTCACCGACCTCACATGACCCGCTGGCAAGACCGCATCCCGTGGCACGTCATCAAGGCGTGTCTGTGGATCGCCCGAAAGGCGACGTCGTCGAAGCCCGAACCCGACGGCCCCTACATCCTCGCCGAGTGCTCGCACGAGTTGTTGAGAAAGACGCTCGGGACGCATCACTTCGAGCCCCACTGGGAGCTGTCCTACTCATACCGCGGCGAGGTCGAGAACCTCCGCCGGGTGACGTGGACGGACGACGACTATCCGTGGTTTCAGACCCACGTCCGGAGTTGGGACGTCCCCGATGGTGAACGGACGGCGACGAACGGCGGGCAGGCAATCAAAGTCCGCGCCCACTGGGAACCCGAGTCGGTCGCCCATCCCGTCGCCCATCTCGACGGCGTCGGCTTCGAGCGCACTCGCGCGATGCGCACCCTCCGAGGCATCCTCGACGAGGCGGGCATCCCCAACGAGTTCGTCGCATAGCATGACCGACCCCCTGCTCCTCGACGACATCAAGCGCTACGCCGACGGCGCCGACATCCGCCTCTCGTTCGATGGCGACTTCTGGGTCGCCGAAGACACCCATACCGGCGAGCAAGCGTCCGGCCGGACGATCTTTCGCGCCTGGGCGAGTCTCCGCCCCGGGCTCAACCCGCAGGACCTCCACGACCGCATCTTCGAGGACATCCACCCATGAGTCACCACACCTTCGCCGGCAACGCCTGGGAGTTCCCCGCCCGTCTCGCTGACGACGGCGTCGTCGACGGTGACACGGTCGACATCGTCTGCGACGTCGGCTTCGACATGCGCCGGACGATTCGCGTCCGCGTCTTCGGTGTGGATACCGCCGAGATCCACACCGTCGGCGAGGACACCGAGGAGTTCCAGCGCGGCCAGGAGCACAAGGCGTTCGTCGAGCAGTGGTTCATGTTCGAGTCGCAGGGGAGCGAGTACCCGCTGAGTGTGACGACGCTCAAAGAGACGGGGAAGTTCGGCCGGTACGTCGCCGTCATCCACGGCCCCGAGGGCGAGTCACTAACGAGCGCGCTGGTAGAGGAGTTCGACGACGTCTGACTGTCGGCCGCGACCCCATGCCACCCTACTGCTGCCGTAACCCCATGCCATTCCCATGACCAGCGAGGAACCACTCCCCGACCGATGTGGCGCTAAGTGCCGCGACGGAAACTACTGCACGCAGTATCCTGTCGACGGCCGGGAGCGTTGCAAGATGCACGGTGGAAAGAAGAAGCGCGGGATGGACTCGCCGAACGCCATCCACGGCCTTCGCTCGGAGTACATGGACGACGAGACGCGGGAGATCTACGAGCAGGTCTCCCAGCAGTCCAACGCCGAACTCGTCCAGGAGGAGATCTGGGCCATCAAGGCACGTCTTCTCAGAGCAGCGAAGGAGTCGGGGAACAACGAGGCCATCCAGCTGGTCCGCGAAATCCTCGACGACCAGGAGGCCGCCGACGTCGACCAGCAACTCGTCGACGCACT
Proteins encoded:
- a CDS encoding thermonuclease family protein, whose amino-acid sequence is MSHHTFAGNAWEFPARLADDGVVDGDTVDIVCDVGFDMRRTIRVRVFGVDTAEIHTVGEDTEEFQRGQEHKAFVEQWFMFESQGSEYPLSVTTLKETGKFGRYVAVIHGPEGESLTSALVEEFDDV
- a CDS encoding HGGxSTG domain-containing protein, which codes for MTSEEPLPDRCGAKCRDGNYCTQYPVDGRERCKMHGGKKKRGMDSPNAIHGLRSEYMDDETREIYEQVSQQSNAELVQEEIWAIKARLLRAAKESGNNEAIQLVREILDDQEAADVDQQLVDALAKMLQTSSGALDRALGRMNDLVKTHHKITEGDSLDVTHSGEVGQNLSGGFSVEINHHRVGLDGEDDEN